From a region of the Thermosipho melanesiensis BI429 genome:
- the rplU gene encoding 50S ribosomal protein L21, which yields MYAIVESGGKQYRVEPGKVFFTERILGKNEGEAITLDKVLMVKTDEGKLLVGKPYLENVSITGTIVEHGRARKVLVGKFRPRKNYKRIKGHRQWYTAIKVENIEVK from the coding sequence GTGTACGCTATTGTTGAAAGCGGTGGCAAACAGTATCGTGTTGAACCAGGAAAGGTATTTTTCACCGAAAGGATTTTGGGAAAAAACGAAGGTGAGGCCATAACTCTTGACAAGGTATTGATGGTAAAGACAGATGAAGGAAAACTATTAGTAGGAAAACCATACCTTGAAAATGTATCTATTACGGGAACCATTGTGGAACACGGCAGGGCAAGAAAGGTACTCGTCGGAAAATTTAGACCAAGAAAGAACTACAAAAGAATTAAGGGTCACAGACAATGGTACACCGCTATTAAAGTTGAAAATATTGAAGTAAAATGA
- the rpmA gene encoding 50S ribosomal protein L27: MRIDIQLFAKSSTARNGRDSNPKYLGVKKGDGQKVKAGTIIVRQRGTKFWPGKNVGMGRDFTLFALKDGTVKFEVRNNRKYVSVH; this comes from the coding sequence ATGAGAATTGATATACAACTCTTTGCAAAAAGTAGTACAGCAAGAAATGGTCGTGATAGTAATCCAAAGTATCTTGGTGTAAAAAAAGGTGATGGTCAAAAAGTTAAAGCTGGAACTATAATTGTACGGCAAAGGGGAACAAAATTTTGGCCCGGTAAAAATGTAGGAATGGGAAGAGACTTCACATTATTCGCATTAAAAGACGGAACGGTAAAATTTGAAGTAAGAAATAACAGGAAATATGTAAGTGTTCACTAA
- the rpmB gene encoding 50S ribosomal protein L28, producing the protein MAKCQVCGKGPVTGKNVSHSNRRTNRWFKPNLQKVRVITDEGKIKRMWVCTDCLSAGKVKRYVSTKVEAQ; encoded by the coding sequence ATGGCAAAATGTCAAGTATGTGGAAAAGGACCCGTAACTGGAAAGAACGTATCCCACTCAAACAGAAGAACAAATAGATGGTTTAAGCCAAATTTACAAAAAGTTAGAGTAATAACAGACGAAGGAAAAATCAAAAGAATGTGGGTTTGTACAGATTGTCTAAGTGCAGGTAAGGTAAAAAGATACGTAAGTACAAAGGTGGAGGCACAATAA
- the rpoD gene encoding RNA polymerase sigma factor RpoD: MAKTKGFSIEKQIEKLIKVGKEKGFVTYDDIDKMLPPEKIDDFDGNILEKVYEELEKNNILITENNPQEQIEDVSLEDFLEESPRFYDNMATKDLIKMYLKDIGKIPLLSQSMERELARRAQQGDERAKQKLVESNLRLVVSIAKRYVGKGLSFLDLIQEGNVGLLKAVEKFDWKKGYKFSTYATWWIRQAITRAIADQARTIRVPVHMVETINKVQKIMRDYYQQHGTEIPIEELAKIIGKPVEKVEEILQAAKETTSLEAPVGEDEDSTVGDFVADESIASPKKEAMRMLIREEVEKVLETLNDREKLVLKMRYGLIDGKSKTLEEVGQYFNVTRERIRQIEVKALRKLRHPSRSRYLKLLFKMSDES, from the coding sequence ATGGCAAAAACAAAGGGATTTTCCATTGAAAAGCAGATTGAAAAGTTAATAAAAGTAGGAAAGGAAAAGGGGTTTGTAACATACGACGATATAGATAAAATGTTACCTCCTGAAAAGATAGATGATTTTGATGGTAATATACTCGAAAAAGTATACGAAGAATTGGAAAAAAACAACATATTAATTACGGAAAATAATCCCCAAGAACAGATAGAAGATGTATCACTTGAAGATTTTCTTGAAGAATCTCCAAGATTTTACGACAACATGGCAACAAAAGACCTTATTAAAATGTACCTAAAGGATATTGGAAAAATTCCTCTACTCAGCCAATCTATGGAAAGAGAACTTGCAAGACGTGCTCAGCAAGGAGATGAAAGGGCAAAGCAAAAGCTAGTTGAATCAAACTTAAGACTTGTGGTAAGTATAGCAAAAAGATATGTAGGAAAAGGCCTTTCTTTCTTAGATCTCATCCAAGAAGGAAATGTTGGTTTGTTAAAGGCTGTGGAAAAATTCGATTGGAAGAAAGGATACAAATTCTCCACATATGCAACATGGTGGATAAGACAAGCCATAACAAGGGCTATTGCAGACCAAGCAAGAACCATCAGGGTCCCAGTACACATGGTGGAAACTATAAATAAAGTCCAAAAAATCATGAGAGACTATTATCAACAACACGGAACGGAAATCCCCATTGAAGAACTTGCAAAAATAATAGGAAAACCCGTTGAAAAGGTTGAAGAAATACTTCAAGCGGCAAAAGAAACCACATCACTTGAAGCACCAGTTGGTGAAGATGAAGACTCAACTGTAGGGGATTTTGTGGCCGATGAAAGTATTGCATCCCCTAAAAAAGAAGCTATGAGAATGTTAATACGTGAAGAAGTAGAAAAAGTACTGGAAACGTTAAATGATAGAGAAAAATTAGTTTTAAAAATGAGATATGGACTAATAGACGGAAAATCAAAAACATTAGAAGAAGTGGGGCAATATTTTAATGTAACTAGGGAGAGAATAAGGCAAATTGAAGTTAAAGCATTAAGAAAACTAAGACACCCATCGAGAAGTAGATATTTAAAACTCCTATTTAAAATGTCCGACGAATCCTAG
- a CDS encoding ECF transporter S component has product MKNAKKVAIIGVFAALAFVVMYIEFPIFPTVNFLKYDPSDILALLVAFIYSPTIGIIVLAIKDILFFIFKSGDIVGIAMNFAAGALFIVPAALIYANKGKFREILGYVIGIVAATGGMALLNMVVVPYYWKVPLSEVFKLLPWIIGFNAIKFSIDSVINVIIHKRVRGILEPDERKI; this is encoded by the coding sequence ATGAAAAACGCCAAAAAAGTGGCAATTATAGGGGTGTTTGCTGCACTTGCATTTGTAGTAATGTATATAGAATTTCCAATATTTCCCACAGTAAATTTTCTAAAATACGACCCTAGTGACATACTTGCATTGTTAGTTGCTTTTATATATTCTCCGACAATTGGGATAATAGTTTTGGCAATAAAAGATATACTATTTTTCATATTTAAATCGGGAGATATAGTTGGAATTGCCATGAACTTCGCCGCAGGAGCACTCTTTATAGTACCAGCTGCACTAATTTACGCAAACAAAGGAAAATTTAGAGAAATATTAGGTTATGTTATAGGGATTGTCGCCGCAACCGGTGGAATGGCTCTTTTAAATATGGTAGTTGTACCGTATTACTGGAAAGTACCATTATCTGAAGTTTTTAAATTACTTCCATGGATAATAGGTTTTAATGCAATAAAATTTTCCATAGACTCGGTTATAAACGTAATAATCCACAAAAGAGTTAGAGGTATACTTGAACCTGATGAAAGGAAAATATAA
- a CDS encoding ABC transporter permease, producing the protein MVKIPVRNIIKNWKTSLLVILGSMIATMLVVGALSLNDSVDNWFAQKIKNNFGNIDIVAKDKSDTFFFPRTLDVNKISQMLSYLKSTNKIKDYVFVELVSTRIKYGNNFADVFAIGYDESFSKFSKKNVSGVILSKDLANTLNIKQGDYVNLVTVNGIKSVKIDGIGSEELNFRGETGMTNGSIFMPKDLLLKLKIYTYKEPNTVFISLGNDIKKHPEIAESISKELNLRTTPTKYNLKYSPLNKVIGYLFLGFSGFALLSSFLFISNFFGVLAEERRKMFGTLRALGASKYKTGLLLFLEGFFYILFSSLVGALFGIGLGKYLLGLVNKAPEIISSNTVIPEKIPFYITLKTIILGIIVSIIVPIFILLIRSISFAKLSPVILLSDAEILPKKRFFYFAMFGILIISIPFNLFYTLIFTILIIPIFFRKNYIQAISGTLAILLALTKIGTGINWDYLTRSIIFLLGSIYLVFSILPFIKYLLRKIYNIPSILSISYIEKQKLRNYVIFFVYTLITLIILLTATIPTSVFDYINQKFDTGIFGYNFLIIENPLKSFFKFSYYTEDEKFKSMFENISKIQLVNAKIDNKKDLVIILASDDIYKNLKIGDKNISKMELKEGIGNEKVFKEGTYNIKIMGILPGISAKFTEKFTVTNTYDPKELLVPLDGLFVYDKKISGALSGYAGVIKKEYADKAKQIVYEKFDSPLYITEELDKIFSGIRYFVNIAIQLFYFGFISGFSGLTILSLKNVYERRIIIGALKAIGVHKKIIFKFFLTEAFLIVSIAILTALFTNMFIINDISKMIISEIPDFKMTIPWLKIILIISGVYLITGIFTIYPANLAQKIKASEAIRVFD; encoded by the coding sequence ATGGTAAAGATACCAGTTAGAAATATTATTAAAAATTGGAAAACATCACTTTTGGTAATCTTAGGAAGTATGATAGCAACTATGCTAGTGGTAGGAGCACTATCACTAAATGATTCCGTTGATAACTGGTTTGCCCAGAAAATCAAAAACAACTTTGGAAACATAGATATCGTTGCAAAAGATAAAAGTGATACATTCTTTTTCCCTAGAACACTTGACGTAAATAAAATAAGTCAAATGTTAAGTTATCTAAAGTCAACAAATAAAATCAAGGATTACGTATTTGTTGAGCTAGTGTCCACAAGGATAAAATACGGTAATAACTTTGCAGATGTATTTGCAATAGGTTACGATGAAAGTTTTTCAAAGTTTTCTAAAAAGAACGTTTCAGGTGTAATTCTCTCGAAAGACCTTGCAAATACGTTAAATATAAAACAAGGGGATTACGTAAACCTTGTTACCGTTAATGGTATAAAGAGCGTAAAAATCGATGGCATCGGCTCTGAAGAATTAAACTTTCGTGGAGAAACGGGCATGACAAATGGTAGTATATTTATGCCTAAAGATTTATTATTAAAACTTAAAATATACACATACAAAGAACCAAATACGGTGTTTATTTCTTTGGGAAATGATATTAAAAAACATCCAGAAATCGCCGAAAGTATCTCAAAAGAATTAAACCTTAGAACCACTCCAACAAAATACAACTTAAAATACTCTCCACTAAATAAGGTAATAGGTTATTTGTTCTTAGGATTTAGTGGTTTTGCACTATTAAGTAGTTTTTTATTCATATCAAACTTTTTTGGAGTACTAGCAGAAGAAAGAAGAAAAATGTTTGGAACGTTGAGAGCACTGGGAGCTTCAAAGTATAAAACAGGTTTACTTTTGTTTTTAGAGGGATTCTTTTACATCTTATTTTCATCTTTGGTTGGTGCGTTATTTGGAATAGGCCTTGGTAAATATCTCTTGGGATTAGTTAACAAAGCACCTGAAATTATTTCTTCAAACACTGTAATTCCAGAAAAAATACCATTTTATATCACATTAAAAACTATAATTTTGGGTATCATAGTTTCAATTATAGTCCCAATATTTATACTACTCATACGTTCTATATCTTTTGCAAAATTATCACCAGTTATCTTACTCTCAGATGCAGAAATACTTCCCAAAAAAAGGTTTTTCTACTTTGCAATGTTTGGAATATTAATAATCAGCATACCATTTAATTTATTTTACACTTTAATCTTCACTATTTTAATCATCCCAATCTTTTTCAGAAAAAACTACATACAGGCAATCTCAGGTACATTGGCAATCTTATTAGCGTTAACAAAAATAGGAACGGGAATTAACTGGGATTATCTTACACGTTCTATCATATTCCTACTAGGAAGTATATACTTGGTATTTTCTATTTTACCATTTATAAAATACCTACTTAGAAAGATATACAACATACCCTCTATTTTATCAATCTCATATATAGAAAAACAGAAATTGAGAAATTACGTAATCTTTTTCGTATATACATTAATCACCTTAATTATATTACTAACTGCAACAATTCCAACTAGTGTTTTTGATTACATAAACCAAAAATTTGATACTGGTATTTTTGGCTATAATTTTTTAATAATAGAAAATCCTTTAAAGAGCTTCTTTAAATTTTCATACTACACAGAAGATGAAAAGTTTAAATCTATGTTTGAAAACATATCTAAAATACAACTCGTTAACGCCAAAATAGATAACAAAAAAGACTTAGTTATCATCCTTGCTTCGGATGATATATATAAAAACCTTAAGATAGGTGACAAAAATATTTCCAAAATGGAATTAAAAGAAGGTATTGGAAATGAAAAGGTTTTTAAAGAAGGTACATATAATATAAAAATAATGGGAATATTGCCAGGTATTAGTGCAAAATTTACAGAAAAATTCACAGTTACTAATACCTATGATCCCAAAGAACTATTAGTACCACTTGACGGATTATTTGTATACGACAAAAAAATTTCGGGAGCATTATCTGGATATGCCGGAGTTATAAAAAAAGAATATGCAGATAAGGCAAAACAAATTGTATATGAAAAATTTGATTCTCCTTTGTACATCACAGAAGAATTGGATAAAATATTTTCTGGAATAAGGTACTTTGTTAACATAGCCATTCAACTTTTCTACTTTGGATTTATAAGCGGTTTTTCAGGACTAACTATATTGAGCCTTAAAAACGTATACGAAAGAAGAATAATAATTGGTGCTTTAAAAGCCATAGGTGTACACAAAAAGATTATATTCAAATTCTTCCTAACAGAAGCCTTTTTAATTGTTTCCATTGCAATTCTCACCGCACTTTTTACAAATATGTTCATAATAAACGATATTTCCAAAATGATAATTTCCGAAATACCTGATTTTAAAATGACAATTCCCTGGTTGAAAATTATACTCATCATATCAGGCGTATATTTAATAACGGGAATTTTCACCATTTATCCTGCAAACCTTGCACAAAAGATAAAAGCATCAGAAGCCATTAGAGTTTTTGATTAA
- the rpsI gene encoding 30S ribosomal protein S9, producing MAEYYMGTGRRKTSVARVYLKEGNGKVVVNNKEYEDLNGYLKNSVWTLHAMEPLKVTGLEGSFDIMIRVNGGGKSGQAGAIRLGIARALLQYNADLRPTLKEKGMLTRDPRMVERKKYGLRKARRAPQFSKR from the coding sequence ATGGCTGAATATTACATGGGCACTGGAAGAAGAAAAACCTCTGTTGCAAGGGTTTATTTAAAAGAAGGCAATGGAAAAGTTGTTGTTAATAATAAAGAATATGAAGATTTAAACGGATATCTCAAGAACTCCGTATGGACGCTCCACGCAATGGAACCATTAAAAGTTACTGGCTTAGAAGGCTCATTTGATATAATGATAAGGGTTAATGGTGGAGGAAAATCAGGACAAGCAGGAGCTATTAGACTTGGTATAGCAAGGGCATTGTTACAATACAACGCGGATTTAAGACCAACATTAAAAGAAAAAGGTATGCTAACAAGAGATCCCAGAATGGTGGAAAGGAAAAAATACGGTCTCAGAAAAGCAAGACGTGCACCCCAATTCTCCAAACGTTAA
- the ruvC gene encoding crossover junction endodeoxyribonuclease RuvC, which yields MKIIGIDPGYGILGYGVLEKSGNKISHITHGVITTDKELSMYKRLQVIYEEFLRLLKEYSPDACAIESLFFYKNVKTAIRVGEARGVILLATSQMDLPLYEFTPYQVKNNITGYGHSDKKQVQKMVKMLLNLDKIPRPDDAADALAVAWCLAVETRF from the coding sequence TTGAAGATAATAGGTATTGATCCAGGTTATGGTATACTAGGATATGGCGTTTTGGAAAAGAGTGGAAATAAAATTTCACACATTACTCATGGTGTAATTACCACTGATAAAGAACTTTCCATGTATAAAAGGCTTCAGGTGATTTACGAGGAATTTTTAAGACTTTTAAAGGAGTATTCTCCCGATGCATGTGCTATTGAAAGCCTATTTTTTTACAAAAACGTCAAAACGGCTATTCGTGTTGGAGAAGCAAGAGGTGTAATTTTGCTTGCAACCTCACAGATGGATCTTCCACTGTATGAATTTACACCTTATCAAGTAAAGAACAATATAACCGGTTATGGACATTCTGATAAAAAGCAAGTTCAAAAGATGGTGAAAATGCTTTTGAATTTAGATAAAATTCCAAGACCTGATGATGCAGCAGATGCTTTAGCTGTTGCATGGTGCCTGGCAGTGGAAACTAGATTTTAG
- a CDS encoding ribosomal-processing cysteine protease Prp, with the protein MIKCNFYKRNGVFEKFLITGHAMYGKKGEDIICASVSTVTQHTARFLEKQGAKVLIKEGYLKVEDIKQNEISQIFVKELLETLMDLSDQFPKFLKTEVNNDEN; encoded by the coding sequence ATGATTAAGTGTAATTTTTACAAAAGGAACGGGGTATTTGAAAAATTCTTGATAACGGGACATGCAATGTACGGAAAAAAAGGAGAAGATATTATATGTGCCTCAGTAAGCACCGTTACGCAACATACCGCTAGATTTTTGGAAAAACAAGGAGCAAAGGTGTTAATAAAAGAAGGATATCTTAAGGTAGAAGATATCAAACAAAATGAAATTTCGCAAATATTTGTTAAAGAATTGCTTGAGACACTCATGGATCTTTCAGACCAATTTCCAAAATTTCTAAAAACGGAGGTGAACAATGATGAGAATTGA
- a CDS encoding MFS transporter: MEFIAAIFHFFADFFNAFVKPLAPYFIDNLGIDNKTFASFMALLGGVTSLFQVFFGAYFDNKKRDGLYITIIVLLEIFFVTFLGIVKSVLLFFMLVVIIRMLNSIFHPIGASFAGKREEGKHVAIFSVAGTLGAGIAPLFITSFQDLFGIEKLYILTVTMSVVLLILSRKIIGYEKKTVKKTLSFKGDILKLWPIFLVVASRSFSMDIFHTYIPIYVNEIGKSLIVGGSILTFGMMLGVFTNFFGTIVLEKTNDKITNAIGFFGMGIFGLLFVLVSDIYFKVFSFIIFDGFSFFTMSSNIVSAQKLLPNNKALASSISMGFSWAVGILLSSGYAAVFGNNTMFMFLSASIMPIVTVIVYLISLRRE; this comes from the coding sequence ATGGAATTTATTGCTGCGATTTTTCATTTTTTTGCGGATTTTTTCAATGCATTTGTTAAACCATTAGCACCATACTTTATTGACAATTTGGGGATTGATAACAAAACTTTTGCAAGTTTTATGGCACTTTTAGGGGGAGTAACTTCTTTGTTCCAAGTGTTTTTTGGGGCGTATTTTGATAACAAAAAAAGGGATGGGTTGTATATAACAATTATTGTTTTGTTGGAGATATTTTTTGTGACCTTTTTGGGGATTGTTAAATCTGTATTATTATTTTTCATGTTGGTTGTCATTATTCGGATGTTAAACTCCATTTTTCACCCTATAGGTGCAAGCTTTGCGGGAAAAAGGGAAGAAGGAAAACACGTTGCAATATTTTCCGTTGCAGGGACTTTAGGTGCGGGAATTGCTCCTTTGTTCATAACTTCCTTTCAGGATTTATTTGGCATAGAAAAGTTGTATATTTTAACTGTTACAATGTCTGTTGTTCTTTTGATACTATCAAGGAAAATAATCGGTTATGAAAAAAAGACTGTGAAAAAAACCCTTTCTTTTAAAGGTGATATTTTAAAGTTGTGGCCTATATTTTTAGTTGTAGCGTCAAGGAGCTTTTCGATGGATATTTTCCATACGTATATTCCCATTTATGTAAATGAGATAGGGAAGTCCTTAATTGTAGGTGGCTCTATATTAACATTTGGAATGATGTTGGGTGTTTTTACGAATTTTTTTGGTACAATTGTACTTGAAAAGACAAACGATAAAATTACAAATGCAATAGGTTTTTTTGGGATGGGTATTTTTGGACTTTTATTTGTTCTTGTATCGGATATTTATTTTAAAGTCTTTTCCTTTATTATTTTTGACGGTTTTAGCTTTTTCACCATGTCTTCTAACATAGTTTCGGCACAAAAATTACTTCCCAATAACAAAGCGCTTGCCTCTTCCATTTCAATGGGTTTTTCTTGGGCAGTTGGTATTTTGTTATCAAGTGGTTATGCAGCTGTATTTGGGAATAATACCATGTTTATGTTTTTAAGTGCTAGTATAATGCCTATTGTTACTGTTATCGTATATCTAATATCTTTGCGGAGGGAATAA
- the rplM gene encoding 50S ribosomal protein L13 has product MARPLPIQKTTLLKKEEVQRDWYLVDAEGQTLGRLATRIATVLMGKNKPNWTPHVDCGNFVVVINADKINLTGKKWTQKIYYRHSGYPGGIKEFSAKQLLQRNPEKLIQLAVKRMLPKTILGRRALKRLKIYAGSEHPHQAQKPVELSF; this is encoded by the coding sequence ATGGCAAGACCTTTGCCTATACAAAAAACAACACTTTTAAAAAAAGAAGAAGTACAGAGAGATTGGTACCTTGTAGATGCGGAAGGCCAAACACTTGGAAGACTTGCTACTAGAATAGCAACTGTTTTAATGGGAAAAAACAAACCGAATTGGACTCCTCACGTTGACTGTGGTAATTTCGTTGTTGTTATAAACGCAGACAAAATAAATCTCACCGGAAAAAAATGGACTCAAAAGATATACTACAGACACTCAGGATATCCAGGTGGAATTAAAGAATTTTCCGCAAAACAATTACTCCAAAGAAATCCAGAAAAATTAATACAACTTGCAGTAAAAAGAATGCTTCCAAAAACAATACTTGGAAGAAGGGCGTTAAAAAGATTAAAAATATACGCTGGTTCAGAACATCCTCATCAAGCACAAAAACCAGTTGAATTGAGTTTTTAA
- the dnaG gene encoding DNA primase, whose product MFPKQVIEEIKSKIDIVEFVSRYVSLQKVGNNYRGLCPFHTETTPSFYVNPSFKTYHCFGCGASGDVIKFLEEIENISFSEAVKKLAKEVGIKVDVKVSSFQQLYYRLYELIHEEYKKHLQKNSIAVEYLQKRSFTAEEILKYEFGFSPLNSKIPQKVAENLGIKILKKFGFSTKDLFEGRLIIPIKDENGRIIAFGGRLLGEGQPKYLNSFETDFFKKSKTLFLLDRAKDQIKIADFAIICEGYFDALAFHRADITNAVATLGTAFTKFHAFKLKKITSNVVLSFDTDAAGLKAALQSIKILVLMGFNVMVANKSAEKDPDEIYRTNGKEGLYNFIKEAIPAEKFIPIALSKKYNFENPNAIQLFLKEIKNWENLFKNFPKRLEIFQSVVKEISGSSLSTTKIVKKSNFSLDDVIIYILINYPEIDLEIDPKILNNRSLEILKHLKNFSFENLSKKLQEYIKEVLEKMKHVEINEEYIEEIKKKIQEKSLEKRLEEIDEYIKNSKDPSEKRLLLNTRIELVRKLKNIRR is encoded by the coding sequence ATGTTCCCAAAACAAGTTATTGAAGAAATTAAATCAAAAATAGATATTGTGGAATTTGTTTCCCGATATGTAAGCCTACAAAAGGTAGGAAATAATTATCGTGGTCTCTGTCCATTTCACACCGAAACTACACCATCTTTTTATGTGAATCCATCCTTCAAGACCTACCACTGTTTTGGATGTGGAGCGTCTGGGGATGTTATTAAGTTTCTAGAAGAAATAGAGAACATATCTTTCAGTGAAGCGGTTAAAAAGCTTGCAAAAGAAGTTGGAATAAAAGTTGATGTCAAAGTTTCATCTTTTCAACAGTTATATTATAGACTCTATGAACTAATACACGAAGAATACAAAAAACACCTACAAAAAAATTCAATAGCTGTAGAATATCTGCAAAAAAGGAGCTTTACAGCTGAAGAGATACTAAAGTATGAGTTTGGATTCTCCCCTTTAAATTCAAAAATCCCACAAAAAGTTGCAGAAAATTTGGGAATAAAAATTTTGAAAAAGTTTGGTTTCTCTACAAAAGATTTATTTGAGGGAAGGTTAATTATTCCCATAAAAGATGAGAATGGTAGGATAATAGCCTTTGGTGGAAGACTTCTAGGTGAAGGACAACCAAAGTATTTGAACTCCTTTGAAACGGATTTTTTCAAAAAATCAAAAACACTCTTTTTACTTGACAGAGCAAAAGATCAAATTAAAATTGCAGACTTTGCCATTATCTGTGAAGGTTACTTTGATGCACTTGCATTCCATAGAGCAGATATAACAAATGCAGTAGCAACACTTGGAACTGCATTTACTAAATTTCATGCATTTAAATTGAAAAAAATAACATCAAACGTGGTACTTTCATTTGACACAGATGCTGCAGGATTAAAGGCAGCTCTCCAAAGTATTAAAATATTAGTTCTCATGGGCTTTAATGTAATGGTTGCAAATAAATCTGCAGAAAAAGATCCAGATGAAATTTACAGAACAAATGGAAAAGAAGGATTGTACAACTTTATTAAAGAAGCAATACCTGCGGAAAAATTTATACCTATTGCTTTGAGTAAAAAATATAACTTTGAAAATCCAAACGCCATTCAGCTCTTTTTAAAAGAAATAAAAAATTGGGAAAATTTGTTTAAAAATTTTCCAAAAAGATTGGAAATTTTCCAAAGTGTTGTAAAAGAAATCTCGGGAAGTAGTCTTTCCACCACAAAAATTGTTAAAAAAAGCAATTTTTCTCTAGATGATGTAATAATCTACATTCTCATAAACTATCCCGAAATTGATCTAGAAATTGACCCTAAGATTTTAAATAATCGTTCACTAGAAATTCTAAAACACTTAAAAAACTTTTCTTTTGAGAATTTGTCTAAAAAACTGCAAGAGTATATAAAAGAAGTACTTGAAAAAATGAAACATGTTGAAATAAACGAAGAGTATATAGAAGAAATAAAGAAAAAAATACAAGAAAAAAGCCTCGAAAAAAGGTTGGAAGAAATTGACGAATACATAAAAAACTCAAAAGATCCTTCTGAAAAAAGACTTCTTCTCAATACGAGAATAGAGCTTGTAAGAAAGCTTAAAAATATTAGGAGGTGA